One Scleropages formosus chromosome 8, fSclFor1.1, whole genome shotgun sequence DNA window includes the following coding sequences:
- the drg2 gene encoding developmentally-regulated GTP-binding protein 2: MGILEKIAEIEKEISRTQKNKATEYHLGLLKAKLAKYRAQLLEPSKSAGAKGEGFDVMKSGDARVALIGFPSVGKSTFLSLMTSTESEAASYEFTTLTCIPGVIEYKGANIQLLDLPGIIEGAAQGKGRGRQVIAVARTADVVIMMLDATKGDVQRALLEKELESVGIRLNRLKPNIYFKPKKCGGLSYNSTVPLTHCSEKLVQLILHEYKIFNAEVLFREDCTPDEFIDVIVGNRVYMPCLYVYNKVDQISMEEVDRLARKSHSVVISCGMDLNLDYLLEKLWEYLALICIYTKKRGERPDFGDAIIMRRGATVEHVCHRIHRSLASQFKYALVWGTSTKYSPQRVGLTHVMEHEDVIQIVKK, from the exons ATGGGGATCTTAGAGAAGATAGCAGAAATCGAGAAGGAAATCTCACGAACCCAGAAAAACAAAg CCACCGAGTACCACCTGGGTTTGCTGAAGGCTAAACTTGCCAAGTACAGAGCCCAGCTGCTGGAGCCGTCAAAATCGGCCGGGGCCAAAGGAGAGGGATTCGATGTCATGAAGTCCGGAGACGCCCGGGTTGCGCTCATTGGCTTCCCGTCTGTGGGCAAG TCTACCTTCTTGAGCCTGATGACGTCGACGGAGAGCGAGGCGGCGTCCTACGAGTTCACCACACTCACCTGCATCCCCGGAGTTATTGAG TACAAAGGTGCCAACATCCAGCTTCTAGACTTGCCTGGAATCATTGAAGGCGCCGCCCAAG GGAAGGGTCGAGGAAGGCAGGTCATCGCCGTGGCCAGAACCGCAGACGTGGTCATCATGATGCTGGATGCTACGAAAGGCGACGTTCAGAG GGCGCTTCTGGAGAAGGAGCTGGAATCCGTAGGGATCCGACTTAACCGGTTGAAACCAAACATTTACTTCAAG CCCAAGAAATGCGGTGGACTTTCCTACAACTCGACAGTGCCCCTCACGCACTGTTCCGAGAAACTGGTGCAGCTCATTCTGCACGAATATA AAATCTTCAATGCGGAGGTTTTGTTCAGAGAGGACTGCACGCCTGACGAGTTCATCGACGTCATCGTCGGAAACAGAGTTTACATGCCGTGTTTGTAT GTGTACAACAAAGTGGACCAGATCTCCATGGAGGAGGTGGATCGCTTGGCCCGGAAATCCCACAGCGTGGTCATCAG ttgtGGCATGGACCTGAACCTTGACTACCTTCTGGAGAAGTTGTGGGAGTACCTGGCATTGATCTGCATCTACACCAAGAAGAGAGGAG AGCGACCGGATTTTGGAGATGCCATAATCATGAGGAGAGGAGCCACCGTGGAGCACGTG TGTCATCGAATTCACAGATCACTTGCGAGCCAGTTCAAGTACGCACTCGTCTGG GGGACGAGCACCAAGTACAGTCCGCAGAGGGTGGGCCTCACGCACGTGATGGAGCACGAGGACGTCATCCAGATCGTGAAGAAGTGA